TTTCCAATACCGGCCGAAGTCCCGGAGGAGACTTTGAAAGGGGTGGACTGCCAATGATGCTGAAGGTTCTCTCCCCGCTCCACATCGGCAACGGGAACAGGTTCACTCCAGTTGACATCTATCCGACCAAGGGCAGGGTTTACGTCCTCGACGTCGAGAGGCTCGTTAATGACCTCCAGAGGCTCGGCGTTGACCTTGAGGAAATCCTCGCGCTTCTCAAGAACCCTCCCAGGGAGCACTACGTGTGGAAGGGCTACATCGAGGAGTACCACCTCAACCCCTCGG
This region of Thermococcus sp. genomic DNA includes:
- the csm5 gene encoding type III-A CRISPR-associated RAMP protein Csm5, whose translation is MMLKVLSPLHIGNGNRFTPVDIYPTKGRVYVLDVERLVNDLQRLGVDLEEILALLKNPPREHYVWKGYIEEYHLNPS